The nucleotide sequence CAGTGGTGATGCTGTAGCACGTCTTGTAAGGAGGATACATTTTAAGAGCAACAATTCCCCCTTCAGTCCCTGAACCAGTCTCTCAGGTGATAACCAACCCACATTCTATTCCTGGAAAACATGTCAGTAAATGGGTCAAGATCACAACTACAACTTCACAGAGGTAAAACTGGATTATGGGATCAGTGGCGATGCAGTGATACAGACCACCACAAATGTTAGCTGTGATAACATATAGAAGCATTTCATAATACATAATTAAGAGATTTGTCAAGAAAATCACTTGACTGACCATAATGACACAGgtcaacaacaacatttttgacCACAGATACCAGAGCTTTTCCTACCTCCTTACAAGCTGAGTGCATTTACTGAGTCTTGAACTGCCATGAGGATGGCGATGGAGGTGACAAAATCATTCTGTTACACCCCACATTTTGGGCcacatttagtttagttttacagAGTGAGATTGCCACAGGTGAGAGCGCGAGGTCATGCCTTCTCTGTGATCAAAAAAGTCCCACCAGTACGAGCACCAAGCACgataaacaaacagaagctAGTAGTGTTTATGGAAGAGGCCTGCCTTTGGTTGAGGTGAGAAAGAAGCAGTGGTGGGAGGGTAACAATATGTAACCTAGAGGCTCTAAGGACAGAACATCCAGTGAAGGTGAAAGTCTGGCAGTGGTTAAAAGACTAGCGAGATCTGTCACTCATACTGTgtgcaaatatgtgtgtgtggtcaggATTCATTCATGGCACCAAGAGGCTCAATGCCCTCTCTGTCTCCAAACAAAGACTGATATATATCAGATCTTACGTTCACATAAGAGTGCAAAAGACAGGCAGCTAAAAGTTAAGACAAGAGAGCATACAGGCAGAAATACTGCCCATCATTTCACAATCATAACAACTAGGGGTGAAATTCAATCTACAGCTGCGAGAACCATGGGATCTGTGTGTATGTCACTCACGTATATGAGTCCCGAATAGTAGCGGTCCTTCAGGTTGTGCAGCACAGATGCCTCGTTCAGGCAGGTGAGCTCGGCCATGTCTTCCACCTTGCTAAACTTGGGCGGGTTCATCTTCTGGATGTCATCCTTGTTGATCACCACCTTCTTACCGTTCTCGGCCAGCTCCACCAGCACCTCCTCGCCACGCTCCTCCCGGATGCTGGCCGCCTCAAAGCCATGGCGCTCTGAGGGGACCCACACGAGCTTCTTGGCCGTCCAGTCAGCTTGTGTGGCCGGGTTGTAAACCACAGCCCGGTCCACAAACAGGTACCGCTCTGGGTCCTCTTGCCCACTCCGATGAGACATTTTACTTGGGGTTTACCAGAGCAACGTGGCCACCTAGAACAGACAGGGGTGCAGGGATAGGAACCTTAGACCTTACATGCAGGACACAAAATATCAGTAACAGAATCCACACCTCATGTGTCTAATAGCCCTTGACATCTCCCCCATATGATCAGCACAGACTACTTAATAAGGGGTAATGGTGTTTACCTTCATGGTAACAGTGTCACTAATACATTCTGCATTCTCTGTAATGCTTATTCCCTTTTGTAACTGACTATACATATTTAGTAACAGTAGAACAAATCTCACTGTGTGACAGAAAGCATGAATCAAAATAAATCTCCTGCACTCCTATCTGCTATAACAAAGTAATACACAGTGAGGAGGGGATACCATATGTCACCAGTGCAGAGCAAGACTAGTGCTGCACGGTGACACCAAAGTTGGACTACAGTTTAATGTTTAGTGTAGGTCTGGTCTCACTGAATGGGTCTGCACAATAGCAATGCGCATACTGCGTAGTCTTCACCGCTCTCACAGCAGATCAGACAGGACGTACTGGTCCCCTTCTTCATCTAGAAATATCTTGCGATAATGGAAATAATGCACGGTAACACTGCCGTCCAGATAATATATACAACCTGCACTACACCATACAGATGGAGTTTATACAACAGATATGATGACTGTGCACTGGCAAGTGCCCAAAAAGGCACGGAAATCAGCAGGGGGAAACTTGAGGCTCAAGTCCTGTTTACAAATATTAGGGCTAACATTAACGTCAATTAATCTGCGCTAAAAAAACAACCCCTGCGCAATTGAGATAGCTAAATTAGGTAACCGGAGTGTGCCATGATAAATAACGTGACGCTAGCTCAAAGTCCAGTTATCATGAACGACCGTTAGGATAAACGAAAACAATTAACGTTAGCCTCAGAGGGAAAATGAGTGTCTGCCGCGACGCTTTGTTTAACTTAAACAAAACTGAACCCATAAAGCTAGCATAACCCCAACTAACGATAGAGAGCACTTACTCTGAGGTCTGAGTTTCAGTCCGACCTGATAAGCATGTCTGTAGGTGTTCAAACACCCCGCAAGGTAACGTTAGACTGGAGGCTAGCTCACGTTATAAGACGGGCTCTTAAATCACTAACCACACACTGACTATGGTCAAACTAAGTTTCCAGAGCGATGTCCATCCTCCATCCCGGAGACTGGTCCGTCCATCCACAGTGATGGTCCAATATGCCCCcacgcgctctctctctcatcccccCCTACCCCACGTCCTCGCGGCCAATAACACTCACCTGGTGTAGTCAGCGAAGCAGCAGTCCGATCCCGTTCACCAAGCAGTCCGATATCCCCCTGAAGCGACCCTGTATGCGACTGGCGGCTACACACAATTAAAACGCAGGCATGTATTTAGGGTCCGGTATGCACCACAGGCACAGTGTGTGCTGCCTCTACACTGGGGCCCCTCCTACACCGAGTGAGACTTgaccgctgctgctgctgctgctgctgctgctgctcccgCCTACGATGGACTGTGCTCAAATAGAGTGGCCAAGCAGATCAATACaccacactgtgacacactgtgcGGGATGATTCACATCAGCACAAATGCGGGTTATTGTGTGTGCTGAGGCATGTCATCATCTATTTTAACTCACGAGTAAACGCTTTGAGCATTTTATCAGGACGTTATGCTGcgttaaaagctttttttaaaataaaatctattcCCCAAATATCTATGCATGGCACACACCCACCAGATGAAGCCTGCAGACAATTGGGCTCTCACTTCCCCTCTCTATCATTGGCTGGAAGGAACCAGCCCCCCCAAATTTTGTACAACCCAATGAAGAAATTATAGATATTGCAACTGTTGCATGTCTACATTACATAGCTTCCAAAATTACTTGCATAATCACTGCTGAGCTTTCCGGTACCGTCTGATACCCCACAGGTCTTCAGTTTGAACCAAACATCCtttgataaaaaggaataaaaaaaaaaaaactcaaaaaacaaaacaggaatcTAGTTTTTGAGAGAAGACCATATAGACCTTTATCCCATTTAATAGGTAATAATTGTTCCTATCTTCCTGCTGTAAATTCAAACACTGCCCTCTTGTGTCTGAAAGCGACAACAGCAGCATTTTATGCTCAGCAAAACTCACGCGATCATACATCACCCCTACCAAAAACACAAGCTTTGGGTTTTTACAGAGGCATTTTATTACAAATGGAACAGTCTGACAGAGGGGCAGGAAAGgcatgttttctttcattaaataGTCCGTACTAAATGCTGGAAAACATGCTGTTGGTGCATCTAGTTTTACATCAAAAACAAGAAAGGCATGTATGTTGCTATGTGCAGTCTGTTAATGTTGGAGGCTTCAGCGTCCTCCCCTCCAGGCTGCTCCACCCCTCTTCTTCATCCCTCCTCCACCAcgtcctcctccttgtcctcctcctgaTCCCCCTTTCACCTTCTTCCTCACTCCGCTTGCTTGTTCTGTGTCATCCTCGTCTCCGTCTCCTCCTCTGGGCCTTTTCCTTTTCTCACCTTGCTCCTTCATTTCCTGTGCAAGACAAGACATTTTTCCCCCTTAACTTAAAGTCCCGATGTGACCTCCATCTTTCTTTAAAAGCTGTGATTCCCaaccctttttttaaaaactaccCCACACAGCCTTATCAGATGAACCACCAGAAGAGTCCGTGACCAGCCATGTTCCAAATGTGTTCATGTGAACTGATTTCAAACTGGACGTTATTTAACATTACTAACAGTATAAAATC is from Micropterus dolomieu isolate WLL.071019.BEF.003 ecotype Adirondacks linkage group LG02, ASM2129224v1, whole genome shotgun sequence and encodes:
- the LOC123966769 gene encoding myosin-10 isoform X1: MSHRSGQEDPERYLFVDRAVVYNPATQADWTAKKLVWVPSERHGFEAASIREERGEEVLVELAENGKKVVINKDDIQKMNPPKFSKVEDMAELTCLNEASVLHNLKDRYYSGLIYTYSGLFCVVINPYKNLPIYSENIIEMYRGKKRHEMPPHIYAISESAYRCMLQERSSVLKAARVSSLHS
- the LOC123966769 gene encoding myosin-10 isoform X2, with product MSHRSGQEDPERYLFVDRAVVYNPATQADWTAKKLVWVPSERHGFEAASIREERGEEVLVELAENGKKVVINKDDIQKMNPPKFSKVEDMAELTCLNEASVLHNLKDRYYSGLIYTYSGLFCVVINPYKNLPIYSENIIEMYRGKKRHEMPPHIYAISESAYRCMLQVVSTWFQQYIST